From the Bacteroidia bacterium genome, one window contains:
- a CDS encoding T9SS type A sorting domain-containing protein — translation MMKTYCTNLRRLTLIIPVLFISLSVAHSQPDLRIQRVVRNWPGISVFYSIQCGGQLNFSHTVQQLSLREQGFPVTAFTKYCPDTTLVGDISLGLVLDGSGSTIGAGNRWIKAGAKAAIEKMKSSDEGAVLHFASTPSLVQSMTTDTAALKAAADQLIASGQSGVYSGIYLGLTHLGLTASKSRRAIIVTTDSGDNSSLHAPDSIVALSVRLGIPVIVIGIGASVPTAEFSAFANLTGGAFILATDSVAVSQAFRDAYELVADDFQVCRLDYTTSCTDGTLRLVELEVTGVCSGSDMDNNQYRAVMDTSGRTPLVLSFPPTEALATKPFVIPVSISSVSPGLLHSFDMDLQFTSQCMVLDSISVPAGSPLAGSTLIGYPVSGYTRVRSGVTVPVTGPGPLLNLHFTAAPRVDSATCVLTMQRVLYAAGCYTSPTVSTGVNIGVPPLPVISPSGRITLCPGETVTLVANPGYDTYEWNTTSTAQSIVVSTAGSYSVTVMDRAGRTATSAPVEVVFRSSPNPRLTVGPTLTLCKGSSVLVGVNAAFPSYQWSTGMPTNSILVTQAGSYFVTVTDDHGCTWNSDTLVVTVSDPQVAISASGPLTLCEGEEVTLTASPGFDTYTWSSNEKTPAIVVRSSGSYFVQARNAAGCTAVSDTIEVIVRTRPTAGILPSGPPVLCPGDTLYLDGTPTFASWDWSTGEATRTIAISRAGTYSLSGMDAFGCRSDTVSLTVTMEQRPALNLPDTVTICPTGAVTMDAGADYTSYLWSQGATTRSIRVSTAGTFFVRVGTSSGCVMYSDTVVVEVRAQLKPVVTLSGPSRICEGDSVQLDGGDFLSWDWSTGEKTRRITVRSGGSYSVSVTDAYGCSGSSDPVVITVVPAPAPTVQALTPTRVCVGDTVVLVASPGFVDYQWSNGSTGATLRVTSSGSYFVTVVNADGCGGTSPPLSVTVVPPPTKPAITRSGDTLLSTPAVAYQWLKDGSILTGATGRSLIPASSGSYVVRVFNVDGCFTDSDPLTVVGSPSVEAPKPRGISVYPDPTSGRVTVSGEITRGIGLEITATNLLGQTVARIVDTGARGLFNRNIDISGAPRGVYLLHVRYGNHVIVRRIVKT, via the coding sequence ATGATGAAAACGTATTGTACCAACCTGCGCCGTCTCACTCTCATAATACCGGTTCTGTTTATTTCCTTGTCAGTCGCTCACAGTCAGCCGGATTTGCGTATTCAGCGTGTTGTCAGGAACTGGCCGGGCATTTCCGTGTTTTACAGCATCCAATGCGGTGGTCAGCTGAATTTTTCCCATACGGTGCAGCAACTTTCCCTCCGCGAGCAGGGCTTCCCCGTCACGGCGTTCACGAAGTACTGTCCGGACACAACGCTGGTGGGTGACATTTCGCTCGGACTGGTGCTGGACGGCTCGGGGAGTACGATCGGAGCCGGGAACCGGTGGATAAAGGCTGGGGCAAAAGCCGCGATCGAAAAAATGAAATCCTCCGACGAAGGTGCGGTGCTGCATTTTGCTTCCACTCCCTCGCTTGTACAATCCATGACAACCGACACAGCGGCACTCAAGGCTGCGGCAGACCAGCTCATCGCTTCCGGACAATCCGGGGTGTATTCCGGGATTTACCTGGGTCTGACACATCTGGGACTTACCGCATCGAAGAGCCGCCGGGCCATAATTGTCACGACGGACAGTGGGGACAATTCCAGTCTTCACGCACCGGACTCCATTGTAGCATTATCGGTGCGGCTGGGAATTCCGGTGATCGTGATCGGCATTGGCGCAAGTGTGCCGACTGCCGAGTTCAGCGCCTTCGCGAATCTGACTGGCGGTGCGTTCATCCTGGCGACAGACTCTGTTGCCGTTTCGCAGGCCTTTCGCGACGCCTACGAGCTTGTGGCAGATGATTTTCAGGTATGCCGTCTCGACTACACAACGTCATGCACCGACGGTACGCTTCGCCTCGTCGAGCTCGAAGTCACCGGCGTGTGTTCCGGTAGCGATATGGATAACAATCAGTACCGCGCGGTGATGGATACGAGCGGTCGGACACCTTTGGTGCTCAGTTTTCCACCTACCGAGGCGCTCGCCACCAAACCTTTCGTGATACCGGTCAGCATCAGCTCTGTGTCTCCCGGGCTGCTGCACAGTTTCGACATGGATCTGCAATTCACCTCTCAGTGCATGGTGCTCGATTCGATCTCCGTACCGGCAGGATCGCCTCTCGCCGGCTCGACCCTCATCGGATATCCGGTAAGCGGGTACACGCGCGTGCGTTCCGGAGTTACCGTCCCCGTCACCGGACCCGGCCCGCTGTTGAATTTGCATTTTACCGCCGCTCCCCGCGTTGATTCCGCGACCTGCGTTCTGACCATGCAGCGGGTGCTGTATGCCGCCGGATGCTATACGTCACCCACTGTGTCCACCGGGGTGAATATCGGGGTGCCGCCGCTGCCGGTTATTTCGCCCTCGGGGCGCATCACCTTGTGTCCTGGTGAAACCGTAACCCTTGTCGCCAATCCCGGTTATGACACCTACGAGTGGAACACCACGAGCACTGCGCAATCCATCGTCGTCTCCACCGCCGGCAGCTACTCGGTGACGGTCATGGACCGAGCCGGCCGTACAGCGACCTCAGCACCGGTGGAAGTCGTTTTTCGTAGCTCTCCCAATCCGCGGTTGACCGTCGGACCGACGCTCACGCTGTGCAAGGGAAGTTCCGTCCTCGTCGGTGTCAATGCAGCTTTCCCTTCGTACCAATGGTCCACCGGTATGCCGACGAACTCCATCCTCGTGACGCAAGCCGGGAGCTACTTCGTCACGGTGACGGACGACCATGGCTGTACCTGGAATTCCGATACCCTCGTGGTCACTGTCTCCGATCCGCAGGTCGCGATCTCCGCCAGCGGACCTCTGACGCTGTGCGAGGGAGAAGAAGTCACGTTGACGGCGAGTCCGGGTTTTGATACTTACACATGGTCAAGCAACGAGAAAACTCCAGCTATCGTGGTGCGAAGTTCCGGAAGCTATTTCGTTCAGGCCAGGAATGCAGCCGGCTGCACGGCTGTTTCGGATACCATTGAAGTGATTGTCCGGACACGTCCGACAGCAGGCATTCTTCCGTCGGGACCTCCCGTGCTGTGTCCCGGCGACACCTTGTATCTCGATGGCACGCCGACGTTTGCGTCATGGGATTGGTCCACCGGTGAGGCGACCCGTACCATCGCGATTTCGCGGGCGGGAACGTATTCTCTGAGTGGTATGGATGCCTTCGGCTGTCGTTCCGATACCGTCTCGCTTACGGTCACAATGGAGCAACGTCCCGCATTGAATCTTCCCGATACCGTCACCATCTGTCCCACGGGTGCTGTGACCATGGACGCGGGTGCGGATTACACGTCCTATCTTTGGAGTCAGGGAGCGACGACCCGAAGCATCAGAGTCAGCACCGCAGGAACATTTTTCGTTCGCGTCGGCACAAGTAGCGGGTGCGTGATGTATTCCGATACCGTCGTCGTCGAGGTACGCGCGCAACTCAAGCCGGTGGTCACACTCAGCGGTCCCTCGCGCATCTGTGAAGGGGATAGCGTACAGCTGGACGGTGGAGATTTCTTGAGTTGGGATTGGTCCACGGGCGAAAAGACCCGTCGTATCACCGTGCGCAGTGGGGGCAGTTATTCTGTCAGTGTCACTGATGCATACGGTTGTTCCGGCAGCAGCGATCCCGTCGTGATCACGGTGGTGCCCGCTCCCGCGCCGACCGTACAGGCGTTGACGCCGACACGGGTCTGCGTAGGGGATACTGTGGTGCTTGTTGCCTCCCCGGGCTTTGTAGATTATCAGTGGAGTAACGGCAGCACGGGAGCAACGCTTCGAGTCACCAGCAGCGGAAGCTATTTCGTGACTGTGGTGAATGCGGATGGCTGCGGAGGTACGTCGCCGCCGCTTTCCGTAACCGTTGTTCCACCGCCGACAAAACCCGCAATCACCCGAAGCGGTGATACCTTGCTTTCGACTCCCGCCGTAGCTTATCAGTGGCTGAAAGATGGAAGCATACTGACGGGTGCGACGGGGCGGAGCCTCATACCGGCCTCCTCGGGCAGTTATGTCGTACGCGTCTTCAACGTCGACGGCTGTTTCACCGATTCGGATCCGCTGACCGTTGTCGGCAGTCCTTCTGTTGAAGCACCCAAACCTCGCGGAATTTCCGTGTATCCCGATCCCACGAGCGGACGCGTCACCGTCAGTGGCGAGATTACCAGGGGCATCGGTCTGGAAATAACGGCCACCAATCTGCTTGGACAGACGGTTGCGCGCATCGTGGATACGGGCGCTCGCGGGTTGTTCAATCGCAATATCGATATCAGCGGAGCACCACGCGGGGTGTACCTGTTGCACGTGCGCTACGGAAACCATGTGATCGTCCGGCGCATCGTCAAAACCTGA
- a CDS encoding VWA domain-containing protein translates to MRSFFRFFSFSAALAGTVLCAGAVAFAQLTGDVTRVLVRPANVKAEFTTFCGGQRYESLTQNDVTTIVDGAPVEILGFRCPDPGTRPYSAVLLLDVSEDVGQMRAQIMRDAARSFVDSLDGVLDEASVMMYNAHSEVIQQMTTIKPMLYSALERQSGIGERHTYDALYHAVEEVSLMPSHNTTAVIHFVAGPEQGSSEHYGKLLSLARQRGVRIYSIAFAGWSVSGLESLVNSTGGSLFRTDDVSRMRAKLTEIRDSLRRYAEQCSVVLPLLCTDGDAHALTLHVSGCNDTSSLHASYIAPENGVPSQNLFFSMGKTMTRGLDTFRVPITLHTVPKTGVLYPALFWFGCDPARLTFIDAEAPPGGLLHGVPLHVERGNDYIKISTDRPVPVSSEGLCLMLTLAARGTLKTVETTIRTVSARSLSGCGNLSLNGSNVTIYPNNAASVLHLRSGQITASGMTVEFSALCDGNSLLAADSANVRVVIDGVPQTLASPPKSLGEGVWECALLYSCTDGRSHHVQLTLENTCSEMISDTLTIPSPLIARHIVFEGPEHICAGDSTVLDAGAGYAAYRWSTGETSRRIVVHKPDVYIVAVESATDVCDVYIAPAIVSGPVQPRIQPPGPYTLCRGATRTLTLPLNYASYRWSNGSEQESITVSVPGEYFVTVTDQSGCIIQSDTVHITQADTLRPVITPGGVVTFCEGAGVELDAGGQWNRYLWSNGHEGRRLYVHESGNYSVRVWNETGCTGESAAIPVMSLPNPKPRIEIEGSLDLCEGDSVRLSLPGFEHRVLWITEDTISSLMVRSAGVFWASVRHTNGCQAATDTVVVRLYSRPPRPDITRVGNRLQTIPWSAYQWYLDGAPIPGATSAFYDLKSAGGYQVEVFNEHGCSSISRLFDVNVLDAASADVTQFRCELYPEPVIESVTVDISLPAPGRLHAVLSDMAGRAVLREEVETAGTRHLLKIDVSALSPGVYIFRLIHGNAVTGRVITKM, encoded by the coding sequence ATGAGATCATTTTTTCGATTCTTCTCATTTTCGGCCGCGCTTGCAGGAACGGTGCTCTGCGCCGGTGCGGTCGCATTTGCGCAGCTCACCGGCGATGTGACGCGCGTTCTCGTGCGTCCCGCCAATGTGAAAGCGGAATTCACGACATTTTGCGGGGGGCAGCGCTATGAGTCGTTGACGCAGAATGATGTTACAACCATCGTGGACGGGGCTCCGGTGGAGATACTGGGCTTCCGCTGCCCGGATCCCGGGACGAGGCCGTATTCCGCTGTGTTGCTGCTGGATGTGAGCGAAGATGTAGGACAAATGCGTGCGCAAATCATGCGCGATGCGGCCCGCAGTTTTGTCGACAGTCTCGACGGCGTGCTCGACGAGGCCTCGGTCATGATGTACAATGCGCACTCCGAGGTCATTCAGCAGATGACCACGATAAAGCCGATGCTGTACAGCGCGCTGGAGCGTCAATCCGGGATTGGCGAACGGCATACCTATGACGCCTTGTACCACGCGGTGGAGGAGGTTTCCCTGATGCCGTCGCACAACACGACGGCGGTGATTCATTTTGTCGCCGGTCCGGAGCAGGGTAGCAGCGAACATTACGGCAAACTGCTCTCCCTCGCTCGTCAGCGCGGTGTACGGATTTATAGTATCGCTTTCGCGGGATGGTCGGTTTCCGGCCTTGAGAGTCTCGTGAATTCCACGGGAGGGAGTCTTTTCCGAACCGATGACGTTTCGCGTATGCGCGCGAAGCTGACGGAGATACGGGATTCCCTTCGGCGCTATGCGGAACAATGCTCGGTGGTGCTTCCGTTGCTCTGTACCGATGGAGACGCGCATGCGCTTACCCTGCATGTCAGCGGATGCAATGACACAAGTTCCTTGCACGCATCGTACATCGCACCGGAGAATGGGGTCCCGTCCCAAAACCTGTTCTTTTCCATGGGAAAAACGATGACGCGCGGGCTCGACACTTTCCGCGTCCCGATCACCCTGCACACCGTGCCGAAGACGGGCGTGCTGTATCCGGCGCTCTTCTGGTTCGGGTGCGATCCCGCACGGCTGACCTTCATCGACGCCGAGGCGCCTCCGGGCGGTCTCCTGCACGGCGTCCCGCTGCACGTGGAACGCGGCAACGATTACATCAAGATCTCGACGGACCGGCCTGTGCCGGTGTCTTCAGAAGGCCTCTGCCTGATGCTTACGCTGGCGGCACGAGGTACGCTCAAAACCGTGGAAACAACGATTCGCACGGTGAGTGCGCGCAGTCTCAGCGGCTGCGGGAATCTCTCCCTTAACGGATCGAATGTTACGATTTATCCGAATAATGCCGCTTCGGTCCTCCATCTGCGATCGGGCCAGATCACGGCATCGGGCATGACGGTGGAATTCTCCGCTTTGTGCGACGGCAATTCGCTCTTGGCAGCGGACAGTGCGAACGTGCGTGTGGTGATTGACGGTGTGCCGCAGACGCTTGCGTCGCCTCCGAAGTCCCTCGGTGAAGGAGTGTGGGAATGTGCGCTCCTGTATTCCTGTACCGACGGCCGTTCGCATCATGTGCAGCTGACGCTGGAGAATACGTGTTCGGAGATGATCAGCGACACGCTGACCATTCCTTCACCCTTGATCGCCCGGCACATTGTTTTCGAGGGGCCGGAGCACATCTGCGCGGGAGATTCGACCGTGCTGGACGCCGGCGCCGGATACGCGGCGTATCGCTGGAGCACAGGGGAGACCAGCAGGCGCATCGTCGTTCACAAGCCCGATGTGTACATCGTCGCCGTGGAAAGCGCAACGGACGTCTGCGATGTCTACATCGCCCCTGCCATTGTCAGCGGACCGGTGCAGCCACGCATTCAGCCGCCGGGCCCATACACCTTGTGCAGGGGAGCGACCCGCACACTCACGCTGCCGTTGAACTATGCTTCCTATCGCTGGTCGAACGGCAGCGAACAGGAAAGTATTACGGTCTCCGTCCCCGGTGAGTACTTCGTCACCGTGACGGATCAGAGCGGTTGCATCATTCAATCAGACACCGTGCACATTACGCAAGCGGATACTTTGCGTCCCGTTATCACACCAGGCGGTGTTGTTACGTTCTGTGAAGGGGCCGGGGTGGAGCTCGATGCAGGCGGACAATGGAACCGGTATCTCTGGTCGAACGGTCATGAGGGCAGGCGGCTGTACGTCCATGAAAGCGGCAATTACTCCGTCCGCGTCTGGAATGAGACAGGGTGTACCGGTGAATCCGCCGCCATACCTGTGATGTCGCTGCCGAATCCGAAACCTCGCATCGAGATCGAGGGGTCTCTCGATCTGTGCGAAGGCGACAGTGTCCGGCTCTCCCTGCCCGGATTCGAGCACCGCGTTTTGTGGATCACGGAAGATACCATCTCGTCACTCATGGTCCGTTCGGCAGGCGTGTTTTGGGCAAGTGTCCGTCACACGAACGGTTGCCAGGCGGCGACCGACACCGTTGTCGTGCGACTGTATTCCCGCCCGCCACGGCCGGACATCACGCGCGTGGGCAACAGGTTGCAAACCATTCCCTGGAGCGCATACCAGTGGTATCTGGACGGTGCACCGATTCCTGGCGCGACGTCCGCGTTCTATGACCTGAAGTCAGCCGGCGGCTATCAGGTGGAAGTATTCAATGAGCACGGCTGTTCGAGTATCTCCCGGTTGTTCGATGTGAATGTGCTGGATGCGGCATCGGCTGATGTGACGCAGTTTCGCTGTGAGCTGTATCCCGAACCGGTCATCGAAAGTGTGACAGTGGATATCTCGTTGCCCGCGCCCGGGCGGCTGCATGCAGTATTGAGCGACATGGCGGGACGGGCTGTTCTTCGGGAGGAGGTCGAAACAGCCGGGACACGGCATCTGCTGAAAATCGATGTATCCGCGCTGTCCCCGGGTGTGTACATCTTCCGGTTGATCCATGGGAATGCCGTTACAGGTCGCGTTATCACAAAAATGTGA